In the Vibrio gigantis genome, one interval contains:
- the glmU gene encoding bifunctional UDP-N-acetylglucosamine diphosphorylase/glucosamine-1-phosphate N-acetyltransferase GlmU, with amino-acid sequence MKFSAVILAAGKGTRMYSNTPKVLHTLAGKPMVKHVIDTCNGLGAQNINLVYGHGGDQMKATLAEESVNWALQAEQLGTGHAVDQASAHFADDEKVLVLYGDVPLISPETIENLLDAQPNGGIALLTVVLDNPMGYGRIIRRNGPVVAIVEQKDATDEQKLIKEINTGVMVATGGDLKRWLSGLSNDNAQGEYYLTDVIAAAHDEGRAVEAVHPVSPIEVEGVNDRSQLARLERAYQAEQADKLLKQGVMLRDPSRFDLRGELQCGMDVEIDTNVIIEGSVSIGDNVVIGTGCVLKDCEIDDNTIIRPYSVIEGATVGEDCTVGPFTRLRPGADMRNDSHVGNFVEVKNTRLGEGSKANHLTYLGDAEIGQRVNVGAGAITCNYDGANKFKTIIGDDVFVGSDSQLIAPVTIGNGATVGAGSTVTRDVSENELVISRAKERKIADWQRPKKK; translated from the coding sequence ATGAAGTTTAGCGCGGTAATTCTCGCGGCGGGCAAAGGCACTCGCATGTATTCAAACACACCAAAGGTTCTGCACACGCTTGCGGGTAAGCCAATGGTGAAGCATGTTATCGATACATGTAATGGTCTAGGCGCTCAAAACATCAACTTGGTTTACGGCCACGGTGGTGATCAGATGAAGGCTACCCTAGCTGAAGAATCTGTAAACTGGGCACTGCAAGCTGAGCAGCTGGGTACGGGTCACGCTGTGGATCAAGCATCTGCCCATTTCGCGGATGATGAAAAAGTATTGGTGCTATACGGTGATGTTCCACTGATCTCACCTGAAACAATTGAAAACCTATTAGACGCTCAACCAAACGGTGGCATCGCGCTACTTACGGTCGTGTTAGACAACCCAATGGGCTACGGGCGTATTATTCGTCGCAATGGTCCTGTTGTGGCGATTGTTGAGCAAAAAGATGCAACGGATGAGCAGAAGCTTATCAAAGAGATCAATACTGGCGTTATGGTGGCGACTGGTGGTGATCTGAAGCGTTGGTTGTCTGGTTTAAGCAACGACAACGCACAGGGTGAATATTACCTGACTGACGTTATCGCAGCCGCTCACGACGAAGGTCGTGCGGTTGAAGCTGTGCACCCAGTAAGTCCAATTGAAGTGGAAGGTGTGAACGACCGCTCTCAGCTGGCTCGTCTAGAACGCGCCTACCAAGCAGAGCAAGCAGACAAACTATTGAAGCAAGGCGTAATGCTGCGCGACCCAAGCCGTTTTGATCTGCGTGGTGAACTACAATGTGGTATGGATGTTGAGATTGATACTAACGTTATCATCGAAGGCAGCGTAAGTATTGGCGACAACGTGGTTATTGGCACTGGCTGTGTATTGAAAGACTGTGAGATCGATGACAACACTATCATTCGTCCATACAGCGTAATTGAAGGGGCGACGGTAGGTGAAGACTGTACGGTTGGTCCTTTCACTCGTCTACGTCCTGGTGCTGACATGCGTAATGATTCGCACGTTGGTAACTTTGTCGAAGTGAAGAACACTCGCCTTGGTGAAGGTTCTAAAGCAAATCACTTAACGTATTTAGGTGACGCTGAGATTGGTCAGCGTGTTAACGTTGGTGCAGGTGCTATTACTTGTAACTACGATGGTGCGAATAAGTTTAAGACTATCATCGGCGATGATGTATTCGTTGGCTCAGATAGCCAATTAATCGCTCCAGTTACTATTGGTAATGGCGCGACAGTAGGAGCTGGTTCTACGGTAACGCGTGATGTTTCTGAAAACGAACTGGTGATTAGCCGTGCTAAAGAGCGCAAGATTGCAGATTGGCAGCGCCCAAAGAAAAAGTAA
- a CDS encoding F0F1 ATP synthase subunit epsilon, whose protein sequence is MAAITFHLDVVSAEKQIFSGLVETFQVTGSEGELGIFHGHTPLLTAIKPGMVRIVKQHGHEEIIYVSGGMVEVQPGTATVLADTAIRGEELDAAKAEEAKRKAVENIQNQHGDIDFAQAAGELAKAIAQLRVIELTKQRR, encoded by the coding sequence ATGGCAGCAATAACCTTTCACCTAGACGTTGTAAGTGCAGAGAAACAAATTTTCTCAGGCCTTGTTGAGACGTTTCAGGTGACCGGTAGTGAGGGTGAGCTTGGTATTTTCCATGGTCATACTCCACTGCTGACCGCTATCAAGCCTGGTATGGTGCGTATTGTTAAGCAGCACGGCCACGAAGAAATCATTTATGTTTCTGGTGGTATGGTAGAAGTTCAACCTGGTACAGCGACTGTACTGGCTGATACTGCTATCCGTGGTGAAGAGCTAGACGCAGCAAAGGCGGAAGAAGCTAAACGCAAGGCTGTGGAGAATATCCAAAATCAGCATGGCGACATAGACTTCGCACAAGCGGCCGGTGAACTGGCTAAAGCCATTGCTCAGTTACGAGTTATCGAACTGACAAAACAGCGTCGTTAA
- the atpD gene encoding F0F1 ATP synthase subunit beta, which translates to MATGKIVQIIGAVVDVEFPQGEVPRVYDALNVNEVQERLVLEVQQQLGGGVVRAIVMGSSDGLRRGLTVENTGAPISVPVGTKTLGRIMNVLGDAIDECGEIGAEEHYAIHREAPSYEEQSNETALLETGVKVIDLICPFAKGGKIGLFGGAGVGKTVNMMELINNIALQHSGLSVFAGVGERTREGNDFYFEMQEAGVVNIEKPEESKVAMVYGQMNEPPGNRLRVALTGLTMAERFRDEGRDVLLFVDNIYRYTLAGTEVSALLGRMPSAVGYQPTLAEEMGVLQERITSTKSGSITSVQAVYVPADDLTDPSPATTFAHLDATVVLNRNIASMGLYPAIDPLDSTSRQLDPLVVGQEHYDIARGVQSTLQRYKELKDIIAILGMDELSEEDKQVVSRARKIEKFLTQPYHVAEVFTGDPGVYVPLKETLRGFQGLLSGEYDDIPEQAFMYCGAIDEAIENAKKL; encoded by the coding sequence ATGGCTACAGGTAAGATCGTACAGATCATCGGTGCGGTAGTCGACGTAGAGTTCCCACAGGGTGAAGTACCTCGTGTATACGACGCTCTGAATGTTAATGAAGTACAAGAACGTCTAGTTCTTGAAGTTCAGCAACAACTTGGCGGTGGCGTAGTTCGCGCAATCGTAATGGGTAGCTCTGATGGTTTACGTCGTGGTTTGACAGTTGAAAATACTGGCGCTCCAATCTCAGTACCAGTAGGTACTAAGACATTGGGTCGTATCATGAACGTCCTAGGTGACGCGATTGATGAGTGTGGTGAGATCGGTGCTGAAGAGCATTACGCCATTCACCGTGAAGCTCCAAGCTACGAAGAGCAGTCTAACGAGACGGCTCTTCTAGAAACTGGTGTTAAAGTAATCGACTTGATTTGTCCGTTCGCTAAGGGTGGTAAAATCGGTCTATTCGGTGGTGCTGGTGTAGGTAAGACCGTTAACATGATGGAACTTATCAACAACATCGCACTTCAACACTCAGGCCTATCTGTATTTGCAGGTGTAGGTGAGCGTACTCGTGAAGGTAACGATTTCTACTTTGAGATGCAGGAAGCAGGTGTTGTAAACATCGAAAAACCTGAAGAATCAAAAGTAGCAATGGTTTACGGTCAGATGAACGAGCCACCAGGTAACCGTCTACGTGTTGCACTGACTGGTCTAACAATGGCAGAGCGTTTCCGTGACGAAGGTCGTGACGTTCTACTGTTCGTTGATAACATCTACCGTTACACACTAGCAGGTACTGAAGTATCAGCACTTCTAGGTCGTATGCCTTCTGCGGTAGGTTACCAACCTACGCTAGCTGAAGAAATGGGTGTTCTACAAGAGCGTATCACGTCAACTAAATCTGGTTCTATCACGTCTGTACAGGCGGTATATGTACCAGCGGATGACTTGACTGACCCGTCTCCAGCAACAACGTTCGCTCACTTGGATGCAACGGTTGTACTTAACCGTAACATCGCATCTATGGGTCTATACCCAGCGATCGACCCGCTAGATTCTACTTCACGTCAACTGGATCCATTGGTAGTTGGACAAGAGCACTACGACATCGCTCGTGGCGTTCAGTCTACTCTTCAGCGCTATAAAGAGCTGAAAGATATCATTGCTATCCTAGGTATGGACGAGCTATCTGAAGAAGATAAGCAAGTTGTATCTCGTGCTCGTAAGATTGAGAAGTTCCTAACTCAGCCTTACCACGTAGCGGAAGTATTTACAGGTGACCCAGGCGTTTACGTACCTCTTAAAGAGACTCTACGTGGCTTCCAAGGTCTTCTATCTGGTGAATACGATGACATTCCAGAGCAAGCGTTTATGTACTGTGGTGCAATTGACGAAGCTATCGAGAATGCTAAGAAGCTATAA
- the atpG gene encoding F0F1 ATP synthase subunit gamma translates to MAGAKEIRNKIGSVKSTQKITKAMEMVAASKMRRSQDAMEATRPYAETMRKVIGHLANGSLEYKHPYLEEREAKRVGYIIVSTDRGLCGGLNINLFKKAMNDMKDWSEKGADVELAIVGSKATAFFNNSGAKVAAQVSGLGDRPSLEDLIGSVSVMLKKYDEGELDRLFVVFNKFENTMVQEPTIDQLLPLPKSDSEEMKRSHSWDYIYEPEPKPLLDALLVRYVESQVYQGVVENLACEQAARMIAMKSATDNAGDIIDDLELVYNKARQAAITQELSEIVSGAAAV, encoded by the coding sequence ATGGCCGGCGCAAAAGAGATACGTAATAAAATCGGTAGTGTTAAAAGCACACAGAAGATTACGAAAGCAATGGAAATGGTAGCAGCTTCAAAAATGCGTCGTTCTCAAGACGCAATGGAAGCTACTCGTCCATATGCAGAAACAATGCGTAAAGTGATCGGTCATTTGGCTAATGGTAGCCTCGAGTATAAGCATCCTTATCTTGAGGAACGTGAAGCCAAACGTGTTGGTTACATCATCGTTTCTACAGACCGTGGTCTTTGTGGTGGTTTGAACATTAACTTGTTCAAGAAAGCCATGAACGACATGAAAGATTGGTCTGAGAAAGGTGCTGACGTTGAACTTGCAATTGTAGGTTCAAAAGCGACAGCATTTTTCAATAACAGCGGCGCGAAAGTAGCAGCTCAAGTTTCTGGTCTGGGCGATCGTCCAAGCCTTGAAGACTTGATTGGCTCTGTAAGCGTTATGCTGAAGAAATATGATGAAGGCGAATTAGATCGCCTGTTCGTAGTGTTCAACAAGTTTGAAAACACTATGGTTCAAGAACCAACGATCGATCAATTACTTCCTTTGCCTAAATCAGACAGCGAAGAAATGAAACGCAGTCATTCTTGGGACTACATTTATGAGCCCGAGCCAAAACCACTACTAGATGCACTATTGGTTCGCTATGTCGAATCTCAAGTGTACCAAGGTGTGGTTGAGAACCTTGCTTGTGAGCAAGCGGCTCGAATGATTGCAATGAAATCAGCAACAGATAACGCTGGTGACATTATTGATGACTTAGAACTTGTGTATAACAAAGCGCGTCAAGCGGCGATTACACAAGAACTTTCTGAGATCGTTTCAGGCGCAGCTGCGGTTTAA
- the atpA gene encoding F0F1 ATP synthase subunit alpha: MQLNSTEISDLIKQRIESFDVVSEARNEGTIVSVSDGILSIHGLADVMQGEMIELPGGRYALALNLNRDSVGAVVMGPYADLQEGMKVTGTGRILEVPVGPEMLGRVVNTLGEPIDGKGPIEAKLTSPVEIIAPGVIDRKSVDQPVQTGYKSVDSMIPIGRGQRELVIGDRQTGKTAMAIDAIINQKDSGIFSIYVAIGQKASTIANVVRKLEEHGALANTVVVVASASESAALQYLAPYAGCAMGEYFRDRGEDALIVYDDLSKQAVAYRQISLLLKRPPGREAFPGDVFYLHSRLLERAARVSEVYVEKFTNGEVTGKTGSLTALPIIETQAGDVSAFVPTNVISITDGQIFLQTELFNAGVRPAVDPGISVSRVGGSAQTKIIKKLSGGIRTALAQYRELAAFAQFSSDLDEATKKQLDHGQKVTELMKQKQYAPMSVFDQALVIFAAERGYLQDVELSKVLDFEAALLSFARGQYADLATQIDTTGAFNKEIEAELKKLVDDFKATQTW; encoded by the coding sequence ATGCAACTTAATTCCACTGAAATTAGCGATCTAATTAAACAACGTATTGAATCTTTCGACGTTGTTAGTGAAGCTCGCAATGAAGGTACTATCGTTTCTGTAAGCGATGGCATCCTTAGCATCCACGGCCTAGCGGACGTGATGCAAGGTGAAATGATCGAACTACCGGGTGGCCGTTACGCTCTAGCACTAAACTTGAACCGTGATTCGGTTGGTGCTGTTGTAATGGGCCCGTATGCTGACCTACAGGAAGGCATGAAAGTTACAGGTACTGGTCGTATTCTAGAAGTACCAGTAGGTCCTGAAATGCTTGGTCGTGTTGTAAACACGCTAGGTGAGCCAATTGATGGTAAAGGTCCAATCGAAGCTAAATTGACTTCGCCTGTAGAAATTATCGCACCAGGTGTAATCGACCGTAAATCGGTAGATCAACCTGTTCAAACTGGTTACAAGTCTGTTGACTCAATGATCCCTATCGGTCGTGGTCAACGTGAACTAGTAATCGGTGACCGTCAGACTGGTAAAACAGCAATGGCGATCGATGCGATTATTAACCAAAAAGATTCTGGTATTTTCTCTATCTACGTAGCTATCGGCCAAAAAGCGTCGACTATTGCTAACGTAGTTCGCAAACTAGAAGAGCACGGCGCACTAGCAAACACTGTTGTTGTTGTTGCATCTGCTTCTGAATCTGCAGCGCTGCAATACCTTGCACCGTATGCTGGTTGTGCGATGGGCGAATACTTCCGTGATCGCGGTGAAGATGCACTGATTGTTTATGATGATCTATCTAAGCAAGCTGTAGCTTACCGTCAAATCTCGCTACTACTTAAGCGTCCACCAGGTCGTGAAGCGTTCCCAGGTGATGTTTTCTACCTTCACTCTCGTCTACTAGAGCGTGCTGCTCGTGTAAGCGAAGTATACGTAGAAAAATTCACTAACGGTGAAGTGACAGGTAAGACAGGTTCTTTAACTGCTCTACCTATCATCGAAACGCAAGCTGGTGACGTATCTGCATTCGTACCAACGAACGTAATCTCGATTACTGATGGTCAGATCTTCCTACAAACTGAGCTATTCAACGCGGGCGTACGTCCAGCTGTTGACCCTGGTATCTCAGTTTCTCGTGTAGGTGGTTCGGCGCAGACTAAAATCATCAAGAAGCTATCTGGCGGTATCCGTACTGCTCTAGCTCAATACCGTGAACTTGCAGCATTTGCTCAGTTCTCTTCGGATCTTGATGAAGCGACTAAGAAGCAGCTAGACCACGGTCAAAAAGTTACAGAACTGATGAAGCAGAAGCAATACGCTCCTATGTCTGTATTTGACCAAGCTCTAGTAATCTTCGCTGCAGAGCGCGGATACCTTCAAGACGTTGAACTTTCTAAAGTTCTAGACTTTGAAGCTGCTTTACTGTCGTTTGCTCGTGGTCAATATGCCGATCTAGCAACACAGATCGACACAACGGGTGCTTTCAATAAAGAAATCGAAGCTGAGCTGAAAAAGCTTGTTGACGATTTCAAGGCAACCCAGACCTGGTAA
- the atpH gene encoding F0F1 ATP synthase subunit delta, protein MSDLTTIARPYAKAAFDFAVDKGELDQWGQMLTFAAEVAQNDDVHNLLSGSMTAEKLAEVFIVICGEQFDEFGQNLIKVMAENGRLMAFPDVCKQFLLLKQEYEKEIDVEVTSAVELSEEQRAEISSKLEQRLARKVQLNCSIDETLLSGVIIRAGDLVIDNSARSRLDRLSDALQS, encoded by the coding sequence ATGTCTGATTTGACTACAATCGCACGCCCCTATGCTAAAGCAGCGTTTGACTTTGCGGTAGATAAAGGTGAGCTAGACCAATGGGGTCAGATGCTTACTTTTGCTGCCGAAGTGGCACAAAATGATGATGTTCATAATTTATTAAGCGGTTCTATGACTGCTGAAAAATTAGCTGAAGTATTCATTGTAATTTGTGGCGAACAATTTGATGAATTCGGTCAGAACTTGATTAAAGTGATGGCCGAGAATGGCCGCTTGATGGCTTTTCCTGATGTTTGTAAACAGTTCTTATTGCTCAAACAAGAGTATGAGAAAGAGATCGACGTTGAAGTAACTTCAGCGGTAGAACTTTCTGAAGAACAACGCGCAGAGATCAGCAGCAAATTGGAACAGCGCTTAGCGCGCAAAGTTCAGCTGAATTGCAGTATAGATGAGACTCTACTTAGTGGAGTTATTATTCGAGCCGGAGACCTAGTCATCGATAACTCAGCGCGCAGTCGTTTAGACCGCCTGAGCGATGCATTGCAGTCTTAA
- the atpF gene encoding F0F1 ATP synthase subunit B, translating to MNMNATLLGQAIAFSLFVWFCMKYVWPPIMQAIEERQKKIADGLVAAERAAKDLNLAQANASEQMKEAKRTATEVIDQANKRKAQIIDEAREEAQAERQKILAQAEAEIEAERTRARDDLRKQVATLAIAGAEKILERTIDKDVHDDLLNNITAKL from the coding sequence GTGAATATGAACGCAACTCTGTTAGGTCAAGCAATTGCTTTTTCATTGTTTGTTTGGTTCTGCATGAAATATGTATGGCCACCAATCATGCAAGCAATTGAAGAACGTCAGAAAAAAATTGCTGACGGTCTAGTAGCCGCTGAACGCGCTGCTAAAGACTTGAACCTGGCACAAGCCAACGCTTCTGAGCAAATGAAAGAAGCAAAGCGCACTGCAACTGAGGTTATTGATCAGGCAAACAAACGTAAAGCTCAAATTATTGATGAAGCTCGCGAAGAAGCTCAGGCAGAACGCCAGAAAATCTTAGCGCAAGCTGAAGCAGAAATTGAAGCAGAGCGTACACGTGCCCGTGATGACCTGCGCAAACAAGTCGCAACTCTGGCTATAGCTGGTGCTGAGAAAATCCTTGAGCGTACAATCGATAAAGATGTACACGATGATCTTCTTAACAACATTACTGCAAAACTTTAA
- the atpE gene encoding F0F1 ATP synthase subunit C has product METVLSFSAIAVAIIVGLCAVGTAIGFAILGGKFLEGAARQPEMAPMLQVKMFIIAGLLDAVPMIGIVIALLFTFANPFVGQLAG; this is encoded by the coding sequence ATGGAAACTGTACTAAGTTTTTCAGCAATCGCTGTTGCTATTATTGTTGGTCTTTGTGCCGTAGGTACTGCAATTGGTTTTGCTATTCTTGGTGGTAAATTCCTAGAAGGCGCTGCGCGTCAACCTGAAATGGCTCCAATGCTACAAGTTAAGATGTTCATCATCGCTGGTCTACTGGATGCTGTTCCAATGATCGGTATCGTAATCGCACTACTATTCACGTTTGCTAACCCATTTGTTGGTCAACTAGCAGGCTAA
- the atpB gene encoding F0F1 ATP synthase subunit A produces MAAPTASGYIEHHLQNLSLAKFGLVEETSFWNVHIDSLFFSVLTGMLFLWVFRSVAKKATVGVPGKLQCFVEMVVEFVGDNVKETFHGRNPLIAPLALTIFCWIILMNLMDLVPIDFLPYPAEHWLGIPYLKVVPTADVNITMAMALGVFALMIYYSIKVKGLGGFAKELALHPFNHPIMIPFNLVLEVISLLAKPLSLGMRLFGNMFAGEVVFILIAAMLPWYLQWVGALPWAIFHILVILIQAFVFMMLTIVYLSMAHEDSDH; encoded by the coding sequence ATGGCTGCGCCAACAGCATCCGGATACATTGAACACCACTTACAAAACCTTTCTTTAGCTAAGTTTGGTCTTGTAGAGGAGACAAGTTTCTGGAACGTACATATAGACAGTCTGTTTTTTTCGGTGTTGACAGGGATGTTATTCCTTTGGGTTTTTCGCTCAGTCGCTAAGAAAGCAACAGTAGGTGTACCTGGTAAGCTTCAGTGTTTTGTTGAAATGGTAGTGGAATTCGTTGGTGACAACGTTAAAGAAACTTTCCATGGCCGCAACCCTCTGATTGCCCCACTAGCACTGACTATATTCTGCTGGATTATCTTAATGAACTTGATGGACTTAGTGCCTATCGATTTCTTACCATATCCTGCAGAGCATTGGCTAGGTATCCCTTACTTGAAAGTGGTTCCTACAGCTGATGTTAATATAACAATGGCAATGGCTTTGGGTGTTTTTGCTCTGATGATTTACTACAGCATCAAAGTAAAAGGCCTAGGCGGATTTGCTAAAGAATTGGCACTGCATCCATTTAATCACCCAATCATGATTCCATTTAACTTGGTACTTGAGGTAATTTCGTTACTAGCGAAGCCACTATCTCTAGGTATGCGTTTATTTGGTAATATGTTTGCGGGTGAGGTGGTGTTTATTCTTATCGCGGCAATGCTACCGTGGTACTTACAATGGGTAGGTGCACTACCTTGGGCTATCTTCCATATCTTGGTTATTTTGATTCAAGCGTTTGTTTTCATGATGTTGACAATCGTTTACTTATCAATGGCTCATGAAGATAGTGATCACTAA
- a CDS encoding F0F1 ATP synthase subunit I, whose translation MVAALARPGRVLAKQMLLIELSAVILVAIGLGLAVNPDWGFAALIGGGIFVIANVVFCVCAFLFCGARATKLVAASFYAGEALKILITVLLFSIVYMYMQVELVPLKLTYLLVLGINIFAPVLFINNKK comes from the coding sequence ATGGTAGCGGCGTTAGCAAGACCAGGACGAGTGCTTGCAAAGCAAATGTTATTGATCGAGCTTAGCGCGGTTATATTAGTGGCGATAGGGTTAGGTTTAGCTGTTAATCCTGATTGGGGTTTTGCTGCATTAATCGGTGGCGGTATTTTTGTCATCGCAAATGTAGTTTTTTGTGTGTGTGCTTTCCTATTTTGTGGAGCTCGCGCAACTAAGTTAGTTGCGGCGTCGTTCTATGCAGGCGAAGCGCTAAAAATCCTTATCACAGTTCTACTATTCTCTATTGTCTACATGTATATGCAGGTGGAATTAGTTCCCCTCAAACTGACCTATTTACTGGTTCTAGGTATTAATATCTTTGCGCCAGTGCTTTTCATTAACAATAAAAAATAG
- a CDS encoding ParB/RepB/Spo0J family partition protein, translated as MSKRGLGKGLDALLATSSLAREKQQVASHSQALSADGELIELAVGSLKPGVYQPRKDIAPEALEELAASIQSQGIIQPIVVRPLAHDQFEIIAGERRWRAARQAGLKQVPCLVKRVEDKAAIAMALIENIQREDLNVIEEAQALERLQNEFELTHQQVAEVIGKSRATVSNLLRLNQLENEVKGLVSNKQLEMGHARALLALEGDTQIEAANTAATKKMTVRQTEQLVKKCLKPDVEAESKPEDTEAIELSRRLTEKLQANVSVTRSVSGKSKVTITLDEPHKLEQLIAKLEY; from the coding sequence ATGTCTAAGCGTGGTTTAGGAAAAGGGCTAGATGCATTGCTTGCAACTAGCTCATTGGCTCGTGAAAAACAGCAAGTTGCTTCTCATAGTCAGGCGTTGTCGGCTGATGGTGAGCTTATCGAACTGGCTGTGGGCAGCTTAAAGCCTGGTGTATATCAACCGCGTAAGGATATTGCGCCTGAAGCGCTAGAAGAGCTGGCTGCATCAATTCAATCTCAAGGTATTATCCAACCGATCGTAGTTCGCCCATTGGCGCACGACCAGTTCGAGATTATTGCTGGTGAGCGCCGTTGGAGAGCTGCTCGTCAAGCAGGCCTTAAACAAGTGCCATGTCTGGTCAAGCGAGTGGAAGACAAGGCTGCAATCGCGATGGCATTGATTGAGAATATTCAGCGTGAAGATCTGAATGTTATCGAAGAAGCACAAGCGCTAGAGCGTTTACAGAACGAATTTGAGCTGACACACCAGCAGGTCGCTGAAGTTATCGGTAAATCGAGAGCGACGGTGAGTAACTTATTACGTCTAAATCAGCTCGAAAATGAAGTAAAAGGTTTAGTTTCCAATAAGCAACTGGAAATGGGACATGCTCGAGCACTGCTTGCGCTCGAAGGTGATACCCAGATTGAAGCTGCAAACACGGCTGCAACCAAAAAAATGACCGTGCGTCAAACTGAGCAACTTGTCAAAAAGTGCTTAAAACCAGACGTTGAAGCTGAATCGAAGCCTGAAGACACAGAAGCTATCGAACTTTCACGAAGACTCACGGAAAAATTGCAAGCAAACGTTTCAGTTACTCGTTCTGTTAGCGGTAAGTCAAAAGTGACAATTACTCTTGATGAGCCTCACAAATTAGAGCAACTTATTGCTAAACTAGAGTACTAA
- a CDS encoding ParA family protein: MGRIVAIANQKGGVGKTTTCINLAASMAATKRKILVVDLDPQGNATMASGVDKYQVEATAYDLLVEDTPFDEVVCRSTSGNYDLIAANGDVTAAEIKLMEVFAREVRLKNALESIRNNYDFIFIDCPPSLNLLTINAMAAADSVLVPMQCEYFALEGLTALMDTISKLAAVVNENLKIEGLLRTMYDPRNRLSNEVSDQLKKHFGSKVYRTVIPRNVRLAEAPSHGKPAMYYDKYSAGAKAYLALAGEMLRREEVPV, from the coding sequence GTGGGTAGAATCGTAGCAATTGCCAACCAAAAGGGCGGTGTAGGAAAAACAACAACTTGCATTAATTTAGCAGCATCAATGGCGGCAACAAAACGCAAGATATTGGTTGTTGACCTCGATCCTCAAGGTAATGCCACTATGGCGAGCGGTGTCGACAAGTATCAAGTTGAAGCAACTGCTTACGATTTGTTGGTTGAAGACACCCCATTTGATGAGGTAGTTTGCCGGAGTACATCTGGCAATTATGACCTCATCGCCGCGAACGGTGATGTTACTGCGGCAGAAATCAAGTTGATGGAAGTGTTTGCTCGCGAAGTTCGTTTAAAAAACGCACTCGAATCCATTCGCAATAACTATGATTTCATCTTTATTGATTGCCCACCCTCATTAAACCTTCTTACAATCAACGCGATGGCTGCGGCCGACTCCGTATTGGTTCCTATGCAATGTGAATATTTTGCGTTGGAAGGTTTGACTGCATTGATGGATACCATCAGTAAATTAGCGGCTGTTGTAAACGAGAACCTGAAGATCGAAGGTCTTCTGCGTACTATGTACGATCCTCGTAACCGCTTATCAAACGAAGTATCCGATCAACTCAAAAAACACTTTGGTAGCAAAGTCTACCGAACTGTGATCCCTAGAAATGTGCGTCTGGCAGAAGCCCCGAGTCACGGCAAGCCAGCAATGTACTACGACAAATATTCCGCAGGAGCTAAGGCTTATCTTGCTCTTGCAGGCGAAATGTTGCGTCGTGAAGAAGTCCCAGTATAG